GACGGTCAGTGGCCTGCCGCGGCAATCGTTAGCTGTATGGACAGCCGCACTTCTGCGGAACTGATCTTTGATCAGGGCCTGGGCGATATTTTCAGTATTCGCCTGGCTGGTAACGTTATTTCCGATAACGTACTGGGCAGCCTGGAATATGCAACCAAAGTTGCGGGTTCTAAGTTTATCGTGGTATTGGGTCACACCAAGTGCGGTGCTATCAAAGGTGCATGCGATGGCGTTGAAATGGGCAACCTGACCGGCTTGCTGAACAAAATCCGCCCGGCTATTTTCCAGGAACAAACAATTAAAAACGATCGTACTTCACACAACCCTGCTTTTGTGGATGCGGTAACACATATTCACGTGGAGCGTTCCGTACAGGCG
This genomic interval from Chitinophaga horti contains the following:
- a CDS encoding carbonic anhydrase family protein, which produces MRTHDKVSQSSLTPATTLEFLKEGNQRFVSNLRINRNLLQQVNDTRDGQWPAAAIVSCMDSRTSAELIFDQGLGDIFSIRLAGNVISDNVLGSLEYATKVAGSKFIVVLGHTKCGAIKGACDGVEMGNLTGLLNKIRPAIFQEQTIKNDRTSHNPAFVDAVTHIHVERSVQAIMEQSSILYDMIQKGEIGIIGAMYDVETGEVSWMEETMCCGARQMATSAEAAANA